From the Trifolium pratense cultivar HEN17-A07 linkage group LG4, ARS_RC_1.1, whole genome shotgun sequence genome, the window TTTACTCTTGAGTACTGATTAATTACAATGAATTGATAATATGCAGACTTTAATTTAGGACgaccataaaaaattattatggaGTAGTATACTTATGTCACTATAGTTCTCACTTCACACATGTATCAAAATTACATACAcgtttttatgtatttttttgttagTAATATTTTTTGGGTACGTTTTTTGTAgtaattttatggactaaaaaatttgttaaaaagtctcacatcagTTGCAAGATgatctgaatatgtgtttataaagtagagacaatctTCACTTtataagtcggttttgtaaagatgagttaggtccaatataaaaatctaagttggtatcagagcctctccatgATCCGTTGGGGTGCCTGCTATCAATTTCTGATTAAGTCATCCATCATTTATATTCGCGCCCTGAGCCCAATGGACACGACGGGGTGTGTTAAGAGCATTTGAGTACTAAACTATTTAATAAATGACATATTTTAGAAGTATAGTTACTAACAATAGATACATTTAGATATGTTTTTGGAATTAGATAATATTAAAAGACTATTGTGACATCGTCTATCTGTTTTTGTTCGACACAAATGTCTCACacacttaaaaattaaaataactgtTTATTCTCAAAGCCTtgctaaaataaattttagtcgGTGGTTGAACAAGTCGGAATTAAATAGAGATATAGGTTGAAGGTAAGTGAGAGTCTCAGGATTCGAACCTCGGTCGTTGTATATTAGATgtaatgtccctaccaattAAACTATATGCTCACTGAGACGTTGAATGTTGAAATTTTAATCGTTATAGTGATATTATAGTTTTAGAAAACTAtttctatgaaattattatagTGCTGCTCTAACAAGCTATTAAGAAATTCATACTTGCATCAATATGGCTCATATAATTCATCTActatattgtttttaaaaatttgtatagCAAAAATAGAACAGACATTTctataactaaaaataaaaacagaaacgAATTTTCAAGCCAAACAAACATCCCCGTTGGATTATTAGTTCTATAATTTGTAGATGTAGATTGGATATACAGATAAAATTGTTAACCATGTTTGCATGTGAATAAATGACTTATGACTCATTAGATTTCAGGTTGAGCCAGAAATTGTGGGGAATTTACTTTTGTTGTCCTACCAGTTACTCAAATAttgtccgctatttaagtagcggatgtgtaaaaatagAGCGCGCGAATAATCAATAGGGTGACAAAAATAACTCCCAGATTGTTGGACCAAATGGACAGCCTTATGTATATGGACAGtggttgcaaaaaaaattgtgagaaTATTTTGTGCGCTACCAATTACTTCTCACGCGCATGTGAATTTCCCAAAATATTATGCTCGGTAAGGTGCGAATGAACCGTATACAAATGTGATTGTTTTGTCCCTTCAACCCCCCTCCCACAATGAccaatattttgaatgaaacacaAATCGTACTACCTAAATGGCCGACCAAAACGAATTTGGGTTTTATTGGGCTCAAGCCCTACAATTATTCGAGTTTGGCGGGCCGGTTCATACGGGCTACCCATTTTGATAGCTCTAATCTCACcctcataaaaatattttaaatgaaatacCGTATGAGTGACTTGGtgattgaaaaataataaagagtTTTCAATTTAAAGAagacttaaatgcagttttacccccttgttttgattaaatcggaattttacccccctattttaaaatgcggacttttacctccctgttttataattttttggattttgccccccctaaaattctgctttcgagtctcaacttcaaagcttcgcacacaactcaatttggatcaataattcaccaaacggataccgaaattaccgtaatcgagttagatttccacagaatcaaaccccactaaatttggagttacaaagagagattaattatcgttttagtgaaggtatgtcccccaaaattctacAAAacatctgctttcgagtcacaacttcaaaggttcgcacacaactcaatttggatcaataattcacaaaatgGATACTGAAATGATCGTAATCGAGTTATGTTTGCACATAAttaaaccccactaaatttggagttacaaagatagattaattaccgttttagtgaaggtttgtccaattactaattttgcagaaatctacttctgaccttcaaattcaacatcgtctaccaaacacatcgtaactccaaattcgacgaaattgaaatgaaaacaagggtaattttatTAGCTTTCaagacatgtaaatactattgaaaaatgagctacaagGTGAGAGACATGGCAAAAATACCAttagtagttccatacaataattaatttggacaaaccttcactaaaatgataattaatctctctgtgtaactccaaatttagtggagtttgattctgtggaaaaaaTAACTCGATTGTTGTCATTTAGGTACCAGTTTGGTAAATTATGGGTCCAAATTGAATTCTGTGCGAAACATTGAAGTtgagactcgaaagcagattttgtgcagaattttagcgggggggcaaaatccaaaaaattataaaacagggggggtaaaagtccgcattttaaaacagtgggggggtaaaattccgatttaatcaaaacaggggggcaaaattgcatttaagcctttaaaGAAttatagtgtgtgtgtgtgtgtgattgaTCGATACTATGTCACAACCGCACTAGAGGCCAGTGAAAATATAGTCTTGGACAGTGGCCAATTCAAGTAGCTGTGACATAGCCTCAACCTATCACACGTACACTAGAATTCTATAAATTGAAAACCCTTTTTTCACTATTTAATCACAGAGTTTCATTCATTATATTTTCATGAGGATGAGGGAAGGGTTCGCATTTTAACTTGCGAATAGtgtttcattaaaaatattttcaatggGGGGAAGGAAGGGTGAGGGGGAAAAAGGAATTAAACTTCTATAAGCTCCGTTGTGTTTTTTCAGATTTTATAACCTTACACACTCACTATTTAACTTGTAAGGGAGTAAAAATAGATGCACATGAGGCGCGCAAAAAGGATGAGGGTGCAAAAAGAAATTCCAAAAAATAGAAGGTTATTCAAGTCCGATATAAGGACACTTCTTAAAACAATACTTTATGTTGATAAAATCATTCATATTATCTATGCTTCATAttagagtttttatttttaccataaaattaaaatctgtcatttttttttttgtagtttttaGCAACCATCTCTGGTACCTGTCATACGAGATATTCTTGTGTGGTCACGTGACtaaataatttggatttggtcacactcacaaaagtgaaataattatttaaaaaataattaaataatattttctttttaaattattaaatgattttatattattttgtgaGTGTGACAAAATCCAAATTATTTGGTCACATGACCACGTAAGAGTATCTCTTGTTCCGCTTAGATCTAACAAAACTCTCTCTGTTCCATTTCAGATGCATACAGTTATGAATGTGATCTAAGGTACTTCACTTTCCATTCTCTCTTTCTTCAATTTGCATTCACTATGTTTACTCATTTATTCAATCTTAATATCATATGTTAAGATtctaatcattatatattttttgttataggAATCACATTTTGATAAGAAGTAATGTCAAGGAGACAAGCAAGTTCCACAAGACGCAGTGGTGGAACCTTTCCCTTTTCAGGACTCTtgaattccaaaccaaattctTCTCCTGTATTGTCCATAGTGCTTGTGCTTTTGGTAATTTCATAcatgcatttttttatttttaaggctGGTTCTGTTTTTCTTAATAATACaatttatgataataataattattctttttaatcTCAGGGAGctttctttctcatcttttatgCTTTTGGTAGATCAGGAGGTAACATCATTAAGGCCTTTCTCATTATACAATTTGTTTGTCTTCAATTGCCGCCAATGCAGCATATCCTAAAAATTCGGGTGAAAAACCGATGGATAAGGAGAATTATAtgtaaatattaaaatgaaCATATATTCTTAAATGTTGAGTATGATTCATAGTTACTGATAAGTAGACAAGTTGCTTGAGCAAAGCGAGAGCGACTGCCCTTTGGGGTAGTGTATAACCTAGGCCGTAATATTTAAATACAAGTCAACATCAgacgcaacttgcgttcaaagactcgatggttcacgggattctaaACCATTTTTCTATTTCCATGTATATTTATGGACAGACTAATCTTAAATTTTTAAGTGAACAGGTTTATTTGGAGGAAAGAATGGTTTTGTTAGCAGACTTGAAGGTAATGTGACCATGTTTCCAGAATGTTATATTGAGACTACTATACGTATAATTAgtattttattgttgtttttgagaACTCATTTTCTTGAAAGTATTAGCATTTCCTTTCATCCAAAACATTGGTGGAAGAAAGCTAGTAAAATTTTGAACAAGTTGTGTACATTAAGAAAATTAGTATTTAGTACAATGATTGGTCACACTCTTCAGTCTTTAAATCTAGATGCACCAATGGAACATTCAGAATTCTTCACAAAAAATGAATCCAATGAGTTAAGGGCTTTGCTTGCTTGAGAAGTGTGTCATAGAAACTCATATGGTTTTTAGTACTTACATAATCTGTCACATATTATGAAGCACAGACATGACACGGACAATGACACGTCGGCACCAATAATAattgagaaaatgacacaattcaatgtaattataagtgtcagTGTTGTGTCGGTGTCCAACACTATCTAAGGAGTGTTCGTGCTTCACAGGTCACAGTACAATATCTTGCATCTGGCGATGCAGTTGCATCCAAGTTTAACCAAAAGAGGTGTAAGCCGGTTCCTTGGTTTTCACCTTTTAGCAGTTGTGTGCATTTGTGTTGAAATTGTTGTACAAGTAGTATTTCTTTAAGTAACGTTGGTTGTAAAGTTTAAGATCAGAGAGATACAGTATGGTAATTTATGACTAAAAATTCGGGATATAGGGACTGATTTAGTGACTGGAATGTTTCGGTCTTTGTAGTGATCTATTTAACAACCGATTTGAAAAATCGGCCATTAAATCAGTTATGTGCCTCAACAAAATTGTTCTGTTACATACATTGTCTTAGAAAGGCACGCTTAAACATCTGTTATCAACAGATATAAATTTTGTTCTATCTTGTAGGTGGTGATTTTTCGTGCACATTTGAAGTTCAAAATGCAATTCCTATTTTGAAGAATGTATATGGCGACAACATGCAAAATGTCTTGCATGTCGGCCCCGAGAGTTGTTCAGTAGTatccaaatttttaaaagaaGGAGAAGTTGAAGCATGGGGTGTAGAGCCATATGACATAGAAGATGCTGATAGGAATTGCAAAGCTCTAGTGCGTAAAGGCATCGTACGTGTTTCGGATATAAAATTTCCTCTACCATACAGGCCAAAGTCTTTTTCACATGTTATAGTATCTGATGCTTTGGATTACATGTctccaaaatatttaaacaaaactCTTCCTGAGCTAATAAGGGTATCGGCTGATGGTGTTATTATTTTAACAGGTACTTCATTTTGAAAGTAAACTCGATCTCGATCTCTCACACACCGATATACACTAATGCAGCTTTCTGTTCACAATATTACATTGAAGAATAGCAGTTTTCTGTTCATGTAATTTCAATTTAACTTAGTCTTGTAATTTTGGTGCTTTCTTGTCTTTTAAGGTTACCCTGGACAACAGAGAGCTAAAGTAGCACAATTATCCAAGTTTGGACGCCCGGTGAGTGGTTTTCTCTTGTTGGTTAATGGTGCCACTTTAAAAATAAGATGTTAAAAATGATAGTAGAGCTTGACAAAGCATATGCATAATTCTTTTTTTAGAATAAACCAGGTATCCTCTGCCCGAAACTGTagagactaatccctcgagCCTTGTGAGAACCAGATGGGcggcaaactctccctaagagttttaacgctGCTGCATATGCATTATTCACTTATAAGTATTAACTATTAATGACAAATGCTACTTGAGCTAGTTGGAATACCTCTATAATCTTTGTTCATGGTGATTTTGTCTTTATAACAGAACAATGATAATAGAGTTTCTtacaaaaatatcaattttattgagttGTTTTAGAAGGTTTTTTCTTATCATTGCTGCTGACACAAACAATTTTGCTCTGATTATGTAGGCGAAAATGCGGAGTTCATCATGGTGGAAAGAATTTTTTAGTGAAACAGCCTTAGAAGAAAATGAAGCTGCTGTCAAGAAGTTTGAACAAGCTGCATCTAAGATGTCTTACAATCCAACCTGTCAAATTTTCCACATCAAATCATACaactgatatatatatattgaaatttgagtAATTGATTATTCACCATTTGGTAACTTTTGTATTCCTATAAACATGTTAGTATAATGTCATCAATCACaagtaattttgtttttaccacTTATGGACAAGCATTAAGATGCTTGCTTGCTAAAAGAATAGGAAAACTTAGAATTAGTTTATATGAACTTAACATTATTCTCAAGTGTCTTCAAGTTATACTGTATGAGTTCTTAAAGGTTTGTTTGATCAAACTAtatcattcaaaacaaaaaaggtaCACATTCCATATGAGAATCACATATGCCTCCTTTTGTGAGTTTGATTAGTTGAGATACAAAAgtgaaataattatttaaaaaataattaaataatattttctttttaaattattaaatgattttatatagttttgtgagtgtgaccaaatccaaattatttgGTCATGTGACCACATAAGAGTATCTCACATACAAGATACAACAATGTAAATAAGTTAAGTTTAGTTTAAAGACTacgcaccgtcagtgtaaattaattgTACACTGACAACTAATAAGAATGAAGCATTCTTCcacatcatattaagaaagtggagTTTAGTTTAGTGGgatgatgtggcggaaaacatggttggtattggttgacagtgtaaaataattttacactgtcagtgcatattcttttttctctttttcttttcaggaAAAAATAATACGCACAAGAcatgttaataaatttttattgaataatcgtataaaattattttatacaaaataaataaattgatgtcaccaaaaaaataagttgaatttttcttttttggtttacaatgagctgaggatcgaaTCCAGGATCTATAatgtactacccaaacccctctcCACTAGATCAATTGTAGTGGCTTAAAATAAGttgaattttatcaaacaaacaaatgttaattatattttttttttttacagtacaAATGTTAATTATATGACCGGTTGATTTTGTGTAAATTGTGTATCCTCGTGCAAATGACCGATTGATTTTGTGTAAATTGTGTATCATCGTGCAAATTTAAATGAAAGGAAAACTTTTCTTAAAATTAACATTGATGCGTgccaaaaataaatatcaatggATAATCTCAAAAAGTAATTTTTCTTCATTGGATCCATTCCTATTAGATAAGAAGAACGgttttataaaatctacttTCAAGTAATTGCTCTATagatactatattttttttttgtttttgacaataTATATCCTATATCTATccatatgaaaaataaataatgtattGAGGATATTCTTATCCGTACAAATGTTACTTAGAATTTGAAAAACATCATCATGAAGATTTAAGAAGATGAAAATAGAGGTTGATGATTAGAGAAAACAGAACTACATAAAGGTtgagtttcaactttcaatagAGGTTGGATGGAGTTACACTCCAAAAAATGAGAAAAGATGGATAGGAAGGGACAAATTTTCTATATTCTAATATTTGCCACGCTTTAACCGTGGCTAACTTTTTCCGGAAAACTTTGTAAAGTGattaaaactcatttttttaagttttttggaAGGAGTAAAATGAGAATATTGATTTGTTTGTAAGAGTAAAAGGATAAATGTAGAGGTagaaaaaactttttttccaCCTCTACACatacaaaaagtaaaaacacTTTTGAAACTGACGAGAAGCTTGTGAAAtcattagaaaaaatataatgttttttttaatcaaacttcATTTTTTGGAATGTAACTGTAATGTTAGAATACACAAAATTTGTCCCTTCGGTTATTTTGGAACGTAGGTTTCAAATTTAAGCGATTCTGAAATGTAAACCTATATCTATTTCAAATCGTAGGATACAAACCAGAGTTTAAATTCAGATGTATTTTTGGGTTTAGAATTTAGGGTTTAGGAGCAATACCAGGAGGTCTAAAGAGAAAGTTTCATAAGATTATGGTTTCCATGGGCCTCTTTTGACAAGCAGTAGATCCTTTTACATGGATGAGCATTGAATTTTTTCTTCCCActccccgtgtttcttttcAACCccatttttcaatgagattaagaacatgttaacatttttttttttatgttaactaGTACTCGGGCCttaactaaatatatatatatatatatataaaaaattgatagaataggtagtaattaattaaatacgatgttttctctttaggccccccatGGTTCTTTTCCCCccgaattttatttttttgcccttcaaaaaaacttcggttgtTACGAACCgattcggtttctgttaaccgaattaTCCctaaatttgaactagaaaaaacttcggtttctgcgaaccgaagtttttagcaagggcaaaattggaatatttgggggtataaaagatacatgagaggcctagagagaaaacatcattaaATACTTAGTTATATAATCTATGAATTAGGACTTCTATTATATTTGGTTGTTAGTTGGGCCTTATGATATTTAGGCccttttattctctttttctttttgacagtTTTTGGCCCTTTTATTCTCTTAATCTCATTGAaatttaataaatgaaaaattaaagaaagtttatgtttatttcttagatatattttattgtctttaatttttcatttgggGTATATTTTAGTGTtagcaacaattttttatagttCTAATTTCCTAAAGATTAATTGCCAAAAGATAAAATTatctatttacttttttttgacgaatatttatttacttttttgacgataaagataaaataaaaatttaaataactaaaaatctttcaattaaaaatatgtgTTAAATCTTAGATTCTTAGTCAAGTTAATTTGTCGCTTGTATGCGTGctagaaaagttttttttttttacagaatgCGTGCTAGAAAAGTTTGTTATGAACTTTcaccgatttttttttgtttttcatcacCAGCTGAATCTGGTTCACGTGtcaagtggtttcaaccccctcccgatcgcagttgcgggtgATCGAACTGcggtccttcctaccaagttcagcgccaatcaccactgaaccaactaacgattagtgAACTTTCACCGATTTTAATGATGATTGCATAAATTTTTAAGTATCCAATTTACATTATTGAATACTATCCACTaggtaaaatttatttaaaaatatgattttttttaattataaattaatatgaaattaaatataacaTGGCATTGAGTACTAGAGTTTTCGATAATATTTTGGCTTCAAATTTATCAAAGCTTGACGACAACCCCAAACAAAATATAAGCTTGTATTAAGATTTAttacttcaattttattttctttaccAAATACTTTTTTGGTTTAGAAAAGTCACATTTGTTGTCTTATCCGACTCAAGATATCATGCtttgcattaaaaaaaacacagtTTGAAACCACCGAAATTCTGCATAATATTTCTGATTTTTTGTGCATGAATTATTCAACTTTTTCCAAACCCCTTCCCCACGAAACAGAGGCTTGCAAATGTGAAATGCCTCAATATTCTTATGCATGCTGATATTTTTGACAACAATATTTCATTCTTTTGATTTTGTCACGTTAATCTTGCCGTTGGCATGTTACCTTTTACATGTAAGTTTAGTTGTTGCTTTTGCCTTATAAGGCTATTTTGCTACCATATGTTGTTACCCactttatctttttaaatttgGGAGGGCACGCCCACTTAATTAAAGgataaaaagaacaaaaataaaggGATCCTTGCTTAGGAGTGGATATACTATTTTTGCCACAAGGGAGGATGAGATAGTGTTGTAGTCTTCACATTTGGTACGCCTGAACTTAAGTTGGATTTCGATTGGCCGAAATCTGAGCGGTACCATCCACCCTACCCTACCACC encodes:
- the LOC123921017 gene encoding probable pectin methylesterase CGR3, with translation MSRRQASSTRRSGGTFPFSGLLNSKPNSSPVLSIVLVLLGAFFLIFYAFGRSGGLFGGKNGFVSRLEGGDFSCTFEVQNAIPILKNVYGDNMQNVLHVGPESCSVVSKFLKEGEVEAWGVEPYDIEDADRNCKALVRKGIVRVSDIKFPLPYRPKSFSHVIVSDALDYMSPKYLNKTLPELIRVSADGVIILTGYPGQQRAKVAQLSKFGRPAKMRSSSWWKEFFSETALEENEAAVKKFEQAASKMSYNPTCQIFHIKSYN